The Deltaproteobacteria bacterium genomic sequence GGGGGATGCAGCTCTCCGGCGGCGAGCGCCAGCGGGTCGCGCTGGCGCGAGCCTTCCTCAAGGACGCGCCGCTCCTGATCCTGGACGAGCCGACGAGCTCGGTGGATGTGAAGACCGAAGCCGCGATCCTCCAGGCGATGGAGCGTCTGATGCACGGCCGCACCGCGTTCCTGATCACGCATCGGACGAGCACGCTCGCGGCCTGTGAGGTGCGACTGCGACTGGAGCGGGGCCGCCTCGTGGAGGCGACGCCGTCGGTGGCATGTGGGGAGCGATGAGCTGGCGGCCCCGCGCGTGGCACCCCGCGGTCGCGGCGTGGCGGGAGCTCGCGCCCGACGCTCCCGATCC encodes the following:
- a CDS encoding ATP-binding cassette domain-containing protein — protein: GMQLSGGERQRVALARAFLKDAPLLILDEPTSSVDVKTEAAILQAMERLMHGRTAFLITHRTSTLAACEVRLRLERGRLVEATPSVACGER